The Chrysiogenia bacterium genome includes a window with the following:
- a CDS encoding metal-sensitive transcriptional regulator: MTPPDITDQLKRLKRIEGQVRGIARMIEEERSCVEVLTQIRAVHAALRKVESAQMSGHIEECVLEAVNSGADHEREQKLAELVAALERFGSG, translated from the coding sequence ATGACACCACCAGACATAACGGATCAGCTCAAGCGTCTGAAACGAATCGAAGGCCAGGTCCGCGGCATCGCCAGAATGATCGAGGAGGAGCGTTCCTGCGTGGAAGTGCTCACCCAGATTCGCGCGGTGCATGCCGCGCTCCGCAAGGTCGAGTCCGCGCAGATGAGCGGCCACATCGAAGAGTGCGTCCTGGAGGCGGTAAACTCCGGCGCCGACCATGAGCGCGAGCAGAAACTGGCCGAACTGGTGGCCGCCCTCGAGAGATTCGGCTCGGGTTGA